Proteins co-encoded in one Bacillus sp. FSL H8-0547 genomic window:
- the dprA gene encoding DNA-processing protein DprA, whose product MHIKEKELLHLSHCRGITHMALLKWLKLDPPISVYSLNSSELQRAFRLSDALMPHFLTDFYSFDGDAAISRLKASDIKVISLCHENYPHLLKEIHDPPPVLFCKGNTALLSSGKMISIVGTRNPTNYGTHSLNRVTDPLISAGWTVVSGLAKGIDALAHQRAIERQAPTIGVIGGGLHHFYPKENLPLFNEMTEHQLVLSEHPPDTRPQKWHFPMRNRIISGLSLGTVVIQAKSKSGSLITASTALDQGRQVFAVPGSIFDAASAGANQLIKQGAYLAEDGLDVLNDLSDQVACAEN is encoded by the coding sequence ATGCACATAAAAGAGAAAGAACTTCTCCATTTATCCCATTGCAGAGGCATCACCCATATGGCGCTGCTGAAGTGGCTGAAACTTGACCCTCCTATATCCGTCTACTCTCTAAACAGCAGCGAGCTGCAGCGGGCTTTCAGGCTGTCAGATGCCCTTATGCCCCACTTTCTCACTGACTTCTATTCTTTTGATGGGGATGCGGCCATCTCACGCTTAAAAGCGAGTGATATTAAAGTCATATCACTTTGCCATGAAAACTACCCGCACCTTCTGAAGGAAATCCACGATCCCCCTCCCGTTCTCTTCTGCAAAGGCAACACAGCCCTGCTTTCTTCCGGAAAAATGATCAGCATTGTCGGAACAAGAAACCCCACAAATTACGGCACCCATTCTTTAAATCGAGTGACAGATCCCCTTATATCTGCAGGCTGGACTGTTGTTAGCGGCCTGGCAAAAGGGATAGATGCTCTGGCCCACCAGAGAGCAATCGAAAGACAGGCTCCAACGATAGGTGTAATCGGAGGGGGACTTCATCATTTTTATCCGAAAGAAAATCTGCCTCTTTTCAACGAGATGACTGAACATCAATTAGTTCTCTCAGAACATCCTCCGGACACCAGACCGCAAAAATGGCACTTTCCGATGCGCAACCGCATTATCAGCGGGCTGAGTCTTGGAACCGTTGTGATTCAGGCGAAATCAAAAAGCGGATCACTCATTACAGCAAGCACCGCACTCGACCAGGGCAGGCAGGTGTTTGCTGTGCCGGGATCCATTTTTGATGCAGCATCTGCAGGCGCCAATCAGCTGATTAAGCAGGGAGCGTACCTGGCAGAAGACGGACTGGATGTCCTGAATGACCTCT